TCCCGGATTCCGATCACATTGATCTCGAACACTTCCTCTCAACTTCCACTGACAAAACCGATTCATCGGTAATTAAATTCACCTGTAAAAAGCCTCTGATCGATGAGAATTTCGTCGCCGAAAAGCGTGACGATGATAATAAATCTGTACAAAAGCGTGATTTGATAAACAATGTACTTTCGGAGCTTTTTTACATGGGAGAGTGTGAGGAACAGTCGAGAATTAAGATGGAAAAGAGTTGTAGAAACAGGAAGCAACTGTGCCCTAGAGTTCATGTTGTTTTGGCGAATTCGGATGTTCGGAATGATACTGCTGCTCGAAAGGATAGGGTTTCTTTGAGTAGTGGGCGGAAGGTTAAGGAAGTTAGCCAGGTGAAGGAGTGTGTGGGAgtgggagagggagagggagaagAGAAAGGCGGTCGGGATTGTGATCTTTCGGCATATTCGCAGACGGAGGTTACGGTTATTGATACGAGTGTTCCATGTTGGAAGTTTGAGAAGGTGTTGTATAGGAGTAAGAATGTGTGGAAGGTTGGGGATAGGAAAGGTAAGGGGTTGATGAATGGTGATAAGAAGAGGAAA
This genomic stretch from Helianthus annuus cultivar XRQ/B chromosome 8, HanXRQr2.0-SUNRISE, whole genome shotgun sequence harbors:
- the LOC110872991 gene encoding uncharacterized protein LOC110872991, with translation MPSETLISHFKPSTSPLNSSKPPTPTTTSPPPPPTAAQPMICTAKSSNWLDRLRSSRGFPDSDHIDLEHFLSTSTDKTDSSVIKFTCKKPLIDENFVAEKRDDDNKSVQKRDLINNVLSELFYMGECEEQSRIKMEKSCRNRKQLCPRVHVVLANSDVRNDTAARKDRVSLSSGRKVKEVSQVKECVGVGEGEGEEKGGRDCDLSAYSQTEVTVIDTSVPCWKFEKVLYRSKNVWKVGDRKGKGLMNGDKKRKERVSESGGDVPKKKLKKKMKLSNSLKADQGRDQGKVVAGNEKKRDNSSQLQEKSFCKKQIDEGSSVILIKSIPTTNKKNASGISNGCVKSMQR